CAAACTGCCTGAGTAAATGTTCAACAAAGGACCACTCTACCCGGTCataggccttactcatatccgtcttgATAGCCATGAACTTCCCCTTGCAAGAAGGGTTGGTTCTTAGACCATGAAACATTTCTTGGGCAATCAAAATGTTATCCGAAATTAAACGACTCTCTACAAACACCGATTGAGTTTCCAAGACGAGAGAGGGTAATATGGTTCGAAGTCGCTGGCATAAAACCttagatataattttataaccaaCATTGCACAGGCTAATTGGTCGGAGCTCCGTCATCCGCGTCGGCTTATCCACCTTTGGGATAAGACATATGTTTGTCACATTTAGCCTCTTGTCAAAATCCCCATTCCGCAAAAAGGAATTAACCAAAAGCACTAGATCGGCTTTAACCATAGCCCATGCTTTCTGGTAAAAAAGGGCAGTCATCCCATCCGGTCCCGGAGCCTTATCCGGGTGCATCATAAACAATGCATGTTTAATCTCCTCTTCGGACACCTCTCTGGTTAAAAATTCATTTGTCTCTAAAGAGATAGATGGCTGGACCTCGCCTAGCATCTCCTCAAAATCCGAAGGGTCCGAAGATGTAAATAAGTCCTGAAAATAAGAAATCGCAATATTCTGAATATCGCTCTCCTCCGTCTTCCAAACATCCTGCTGATCAAGAAGACCGATAATGCGGTTCCGAGCTCGTGTATGCTTTGTCTGAGCATGGAAATAACTGGTATTATGGTCACCAAGCCGCATCCATCGACTTATGCTCTTTTGATACCAATAAACCTCTTCATCCCTATACGCCTCCCGTAACCGCCAAGTAAGGTCGGCAAGTTCGTCCACCGAAGTAGCATCATTTTCCTGGGCCACCGCTAATTTGGCTTTTAGATCCTCAATTTTCTCCCGCCCATAAGGTACTTGCGCTTTCCTCCAACGGGAAATAGCCCGACGACATTCAGTGATTTTATCCACAAGAGTGGCACTGGATGCATTCTCCGTCGTAGAATCCCAACCCTCAGCAACCGCATCAAAGAACCCTGCTTTGTCAAGCCACCTTCTATCAAATCGAAAACCCCCTCGACTCCACCGAACCTTATCCTCAATAACAGCTAATACTGGCTTATGATCCGATGCAATCATTGTTAGATACTCCGTAAAGGAGTCCTTAAACAAATCATGCCACCCCTCATTCGCCAAAGCCCGATCTAACCGACATCGTATCGGTTTATTATCCTGCCACGCTCTTCAGGAGAGACTATCTCCAAGAGCAGGGAACTCGAGTAAACCACAATGTCGAATCATTGTGTTGAAAGGTACAAAGGAAGAGACATGACACAAATTACCACCCCACTTCTCATGGTTACCTTTTAACTCATTGAAATCCCCAATTAAAAACCAAGGTGAATCTCGAAGTAAACCAATCCTTGTCAACCGCTCCCAAACCAAATCCCGGTTCTTTGGGaccggatcaccataaacaaaagagagataaattaattttcttttgtatacaATTTCCACATCAATAAGTCTGTTGGATTCAAATAAAATGGAAAcattattacttttattattataaaatagggCAAGACCACCACTACAACCAACAGGTTCAACAGTTTTTAAATTAgaataaccaaaatgaccaataaaaggttctaaaacagaaaaagattgCCTAGTttcagaaagaaacaagaaatcgGGCCGATGCTTCCCCCATAAATCCCTGAGATACCCAATAGTCATTTTATTACCCAATCCCTGGCAATTCCAACTTAGAATCTTCATTTATCAGCTCTCGGAAGTGGTGGTTTTGTACCACCCATTGCCTCCTTCTCCACCACATGTGGTTTAGGATTGGTGCTAACCCCGAATGGACCTGTACTCTTCAAAGTTGGACGCTTACGAGGAGTCCTAACATACATGTTCAATTTCTTTGAGCCCATCCCCTTAAGTCCCATGACACCCTTGCCCTTACGCTGCTTAAGCAAAGTAGCTCCATCCGCCCCCTGCTGATCCATCTCCATTGTCTCAGAAACAATATCACCTGGCAAGTTGGTATCAAGAAACTCATCTGGTTCACCAGAAACATCCTGCTCCCCAACCATGACCTTCTCAACGTTCCCAGCATTAGGCAAGATCTCCTCATTGCCCAGGTTACACTCGCCAACCATCTCCGCTACAACAGTAACAAAGCCGTCTCCATTGTCCCCAAACTCGGGACCCATAGCCTCCTCCATCATCGCTGACACGTCGCTGACCCCAGCTTGCCCTCCGATAGCCAAACCATCAGCCAAGGGCGGTTCCTCCAGAGCTTTAGGCTCCTCCTTGTCCATGACCGCAACAGCACTAGCTTCCTCTTCCTGGAACAAGGCTTTACGAACCACCTTGGGTGGAATAGCAACACTAGACGCCACCTGAGCATCAGAAACCTCACTTTCCTCCATCAACACCGACGAGCCAAGAGGCTTCTTAACAGGGGACTCCTTGGCAACCGCTCGTGAATGACGGTAGTCATTGTATTGAACATAAGACTGAAAACGTCTCTGTTTAGCCACTGGTTCCCCTCTTGATAAATCAGTCCGAGGCTTTTTGCCCTTAGTATTTCTTGCATCAAAAGGACCCTTCCCCTCCGCCTGAGAACCTTCTCCGGTGAACTTACCTCTGTAGCCACCCTTGTAACCACCCTTGTAACCAACCTCCTGACCAGTTCCTTGCCTTCCCTCAGAAGTGACAGCCCCTTATAACTTTTTGCCCGATGGTCCTCAGGCTCATCCCTATGCTCATCTCTATGTTGAATCGGACCAGTAGTGACCTGCGGCGGCTTTAACAGTGGGCAATGATCATCATCATGGCACAGGCTGCAACATCGCCGACAGTACCCGAATAACCGCTCATATCGAAGTGACACGGTGGTTTCCTCTCCATTGAAGAACTCCACTTCAGTCTCAAAACTCAAAGGTTTGAGACCATTAATAGTGACCTGAAGTCGACCACCATCTATATCGACAGCCTCTACACGCCCCAGATCTGCAACTATCCCCCTGAAAGTCGGCTCAGCCCAAAACTGGAATGGCACTCCCATGATACGAACCCAGAAAGTCAAGGAAGAAGGATATATAGGATCCACCGTTGGTACCCATCGAACCATTGAGACCATCCAATGGTCGAAGTGAAAAGGGGTCATCTTCAAGACCTTGACAATGTCCGCTtcctcatcaaaatcaaactggAACTTGCCCATCCCCAGGTCCGCACCAACCACTTTCCCCTCCAACTGCCAGATACGTGGAAACATGAGTAGGAGAGACTTCATGTCTTGACGTCGCGGATTAAAGCACCTTCCCACCACCGTTTTGGAATAACCCTCGATCAGAGCTGTGTTGTCAAAGAAAGGGATCTTCACCTTCCTCTTAGTCACAGGTGGAACCGCAACACTGAGAACAGGACTCCTATCCACCAACAAGAACTGAGACATCTCGAACAAACTtggaacaaaaccaaaaatccagaagaaaagagataagaaaCAAAAGCTCTCTGTAACAGAAGAAAACTGAGTTGAGTGATGAGAGAAACTCCTTGCCAATGAAAGGCTTTTATACCCGACCAAGAGTATCCATTGACATTCCTTCCAAATCAACACCTTCAATTCGAGACCCATCATATCCCGAGAAACACGATTTTCCCCTCTGGTTCCCATGAAAGATTGATGATAATTATTCCAAAGATACCATCCCATGATCCGTCTTCCCCTTTGCATAATATCAAATCGTCCTTCAAGATATAACCGATCTGTTAGCTTCCCCCAATCAGAGATTTCATATAATGGTTTCCATAAAAAAAGATCACAAATCAAACCGACCGAGCTCCATATAACCCATATGAATCCGAATTGCCAAATCCCTCCCCTGGAACTAGATCGAATCAAAGACCTCTGAACCCAACCTGATTGATCGCTCATACCTGAGATTGCGCTCACCAAAATCCATAATGGAAATTTCCGGGTCAGACAAATCAATCTTCGTATCCCCTGAGAATCCCGAGTTTCCAAATATTCTTCCCCTAAACATATCGAATCATAAACCCAAACCCCTAGATTTGCGATATGAGATGATACCCATAATAGAAACCGAatgaaaatcaacaaaaaaccAAGATCAAGCCCAAATAACTCATGACCATCCgaaatcaaaaccctagaatCGTCACCATCgcaatcaaacttttttaaaattgagGGTTTTTTTATACtctaaaattataacattagtaaataataaaaagattaattatcgaattaaatgaaaatctaatttatttagttttgggTTATTGGGCCTAATTTCGATGGGCTTAACATAATGAATTAAACGAACCCAACACCGTTGTCAATATTTTCGTCTCCCTCTGTCatctttaatcaaaaaaaaaaaaaaaaaaaaaaaaaaaaaaaaaaaaaaaaaaaaaaaaaaaaaNTCTTCCgatctttcctctctcttctggGTCATTTGCTCTATTACTTCTACCAAGGAAAGGTCCGATTCGATTTACACTGGTTGCTTTCGTTCTAAGATTAGAGAAAATTGAAAATCTATCGTTGGTGTTTTTAGGTTACGGAATCATAGATATTGGAACTTCGCACACTTGATAAATCagcctttttttcttgttgcttTCGTTTCTAAAGTAAGATTCgagaaattgaaatttaaagTGGTGTCAAGGGTTGCAGAACCTGGATATTGTTAAGTTGTAGTTGtctcagaaaccctaattttgaggAATCGGCCTTTTTCTAATCGGTTAGgtattacgtttttttttttttttcgtcagaTGGCTCTAAAGGAGCAGCTAAATAAGTTCAACAAACAGCAAGAGAAATGTCAATCTACGCTTTCGAGCATCGCTTCTTCAAGAGAAAGATCGGGGACTTCGTCGAGGCAGCCCGTGCCTCTTCCTGCTGCAATCACTCAGAAGAAGCCTGATGCTGCTCCTGTCCAGTTTTCAAAAAACACCGAGCAACTTCAGTATATTAACAGCATTAAAAAATCTCCTGTTGGTGCTCAAATCAAGCGTGTCATTGATCTTCTCTTTGAGGTTTGTGTTTCTGTTTGTCTCCCCCATTCATGTGAGAGATCATTTATATAATCGTAAGTTTGATTTGTCTCTTGTTTGAGTGTTTTCTCGAACAGACAAGGCTAGCCTTAACGCCAGagcaaataaaagaaagatgtcaTGTTGATATGCATTCCAATAAGGCTGTTTTTGATAGTTTGAGTAAGAATCCTAAAGCACATTATGACGGAAGAAGGTTCTCTTACAAGGTAATATCCTAAAACATTTCATTCAAGGAGTGGATTTTTTAACTTCTCGtttttctctttgtaaaaaaGGTTTGCGTGTTTACAATTTTGCTTTGTTGTCACAGGCTACGCACGATGTCAAGGACAAGAGCCAGCTTCGTTCGTTGGTGTATAAATACCTTGATGGGATTGCAGTCGTTGATCTCAAAGACGCTTACCCGAATGTTATGGAGGATTTAAAGGTATGCATTGTTATAATTGACGAGACACTAAGATGTGAGTTTTGCTAAGCAGATGGAGGAAATATACAGTATGTTGCTTTTTGAAACCAAGAAACTTAGGgcagtttttttaaattatcttgtATTTTGTAGGCTCTGAGTGAATCGAAGGACATCTTTTTGATATCAAATTCACAAGAGGACATTGCGTACCCAAATGATTTCAAGTGTGAGATTGCGGTTGATGACGAATTCAAATCTCTGTTCCGTGACATAGATATCCCGAACGACATGCTTGACGTGGAGAAGGAGCTGCTGAAGATAGGTTTGAAGCCGGCTACAAACACTGCGGAGAGGAGAGCTGCTGCACAGATCCATGGCATATCAAATAAATCgaaggataagaagaagaagaaacaagagatcaGCAAGAGGACCAAACTCACCAATGCCCATCTACCGGAGCTCTTCAAGAGCCTTAACGCCAGCAGTTCCCGGAACTGAACCTCGTAATTGGGTGATTATGCggttcaaaattcaaaatgatCATGAATTTTCATTACTCAAGAAATATATAACAATGGAGAACAAACATATTGTTGTAATTGTTATGATCTCGAGTATACAATGGCTTTCCATGTATTCTCACAACATTGGTTAGCAATATAGAATAAACATTTGTGAGTTGGTCTTTGTTTTAGATGTTGCTTTAGCTGAGAAAAATAACCATAAAGAGTGGCAAAACTACAATCATAAATAATTGGCCACTGTAACCGATTTTATAACATTCAGCATTTTTTCTTGCAAGCCCTTGAAAACATATCCCTTATGTTCTTTGATCCAGTCTCTACCTGTGCTTGCTTCGTCTGTTTTCCAGgcttcttttttgctttctccTAAGAAATGTAACAAGTAGAATTAGTAACTAATAACAAGGAACACAAAATATATGGAACTTAGAGCTTTTGTCTACAGATTTTACATACACATACCTGCAATGAATTTGAGGATGACGTGTTATTCTCATTTGCAGTTGAAAGATTCTccatatttgtttctttcattgtCGGGTCAACAAACTCCAGCCTGAAAAAGAAACCAGGCACAATGAAGGCTTTTGTAAGGAGTTATGATTCTCTTTTGCTGAGTAATTGAGGACttcagattttgattttaaaaagcaCCCAAGATGGTCATAGAGAAGCTTCAACCAAGGCTCTGTCCTCAGGTACTCTCCCACAATTGAAACGGCATCTACCACTGTACAAATTAAAGGTAATATCAGTGAAAACCCACATTACACCACCTTTTGAAGGGTCAACTTGAAGAAAGGGCATACACCAACACCTCCACAAAGTAAAAAGGTTATATTCTACAACTTACATGTTTGTTTCTCATCTTGAGCTGCATAGTTCTTGTCCAATTCTGGTAGTGTCCTCCTTAAACAGTACGCCTGCGTTCATTAAAGTGCATCCAAGTTAAGGATCTAAATAAAACAGATACGCGGTAACCTGCGTTCTCTTTATAGAATGTGAAACAAAACCGATTAAGAGTGCAGCATTAAACTCATCTTctctagaagaagaaaattcagaattttcaccaaaaaaatatatttaaaaagacatataagcaACAAACATGTCTCATTCCTGAACCATATGGGGTTTGTGAAACGTAATCAGACACATGTAACACTCTCAAATGGTATCAAGGAAATTTCAACTGGATCGTTGAAAAGGCTGCAATACATCATGTTGTGACAAGAGCATACCTTACAACTTAACCAAGCTAAAACTTTCGAGTTATCAAGCCGATAGAATTTCATAGATCCAACCTCTGcaagaagagatgaaagaggaATGAGGAAATTAAACAACTATAGATCACCAAGTTCTCCAAGAGTGATGAGAAACATTAAGTATTAAatgtatataagaaaaattaaaaggttcTACAAGAGTGCACGTATGTTTTCAGAAACCAGAGAGCAGCAATTTACCTTGAGTTTGACAAACAATGTCCATACACTTCTCTGCAACAGGCAGAAGTTGTTGATATCCAGGATATCCTTCCACAAATAAAATCTCATCCAGTTGCCTGAACTTTCCAAGATCTTCACCTTTCTACAAATCgacaatatataaacacaattaACATTTCCAAGAAATGGAAATCAGACAGGAAATAATAGTGACTTGAGAAGAGCCAGGGAGCATAGAGTGACCTTCATTCTTGCTTCGTCAAAAATAGGCAACAAGATGAAAACAGGATCAACTGGAGTGGCCATATATAAGCTTCCATCTGTAACAAGAAAATAGTCATGAACATAAGGGGAAGGGAAAATTTGTACTGATGCTGGCTTGCAGAGCATATTATTATGATCAAAATTACTAGGAAGTAAGCCTTTATCTACACCTAATAAGCATCAAGATCAATAGTGGAATTACCCTCAGAAATGTAATCTCCCAGGAGCCAAGAACCATAAGATTGCTTAAACCATTGAAGTTCTTGAAGCATCCCATTACTAAAAAAGTAGCATGTTCCATTTTCTGCCATATGAACATAGATACCACAAACCACATAAGAATGTTACTTGCTGAATTTTCCAAACAACACTACATACCAAGCCTGTCAATAATCTACATCCCGTTACCTGATTTTGGATGGCGAAGTGTCAGCAGTTCTCCGGGTTTGTTTCCGCCACAACCTGAATCTTTGCATATGAAACATATAAGAAAAAGCAATCATGTTATCTAGAGCAACAAAGACTTCCAACTATCATAGCCAAGGAAAGATTCAATTGAGATAGCAAACCAAAGATTATAATCTTTGAAACAGTCAGCACATCCtttcaaaagtaatattagACAACAAAGCttatgctcttttttttttaaaataaattcagaCGTAACTTTTCCAATCATTGATAAACACTAACCAAAACCATAATCTTAATCCTACACCATTTTGGCATTTCATAAACTAAGTCATTTTAGGTAAAATCTCACAGTCATAATTCCAACTGGAggatataaattataaatcctCAGAAGAAAAGATGCAAGTAGAAGAGAGAACCTGGAGCGATAAGAACTCGTGTCTTCTCAGCTCCTTCCCACCAAACAGTAGAAGAAGAGCTCATCTTCAAAATTGTATCTTCAAGCTTTTTTTAGCAAACCGAAACTTCTACGATTCTGACACCAAGAAGATAATAGGTCCCAAATACAATGTGAAATCGCTACTGATAGAAGAAGATATACTAAACAttcaacaaaaccctaaaactagagCTAGGTGAGAAAAGATTGAAACCCTTAACACTAATTGGATTATATACCGTGATGACGGCAAGAAGGCTCGCAACTAGTGAAGTAAACGAATCAGGACGAAACTTCTCtaagacatttcatcgaacagttGGTGTACGATATTGAAACTCAGACCCCAAATGATTCCGAACAGTCAGGAGAAACAAAAAGTGACGGTCAAACTCACTAGATTGGCGCCACTAACTGAGATTCGCGCGCATCTAAAATATGGGCCTGGGCCCAtaacaaattgaaaataaaatatttctaaacAGACCCCTAAGTTAACAAGAAGTGTCCAGATAAGTCCTATTATTAATTTTAGTAATATACAGCCCCAGAAAGTGAAGAAGCTTCAATCAAGAGTCTCACACACAATCTTGACAATAGCCAGTAGAGCAAAAgagaggggaaaaaaaaaagccagtAGAGCAAAAGAGATAACTAGTTTTATAACCATTCAAACAACAGAGATACTACATTAACATACATAGAAATCAAACTTATGTACCGAAAAAACATCGGTACTTCTCTGGGAATGATTAAACCATAAtaacccaaaaacaaacaagaagaaaaaacaaaaagctacTGAATAATAATACTACTACATAAGAATCCAAAGAAACACAGCAACACAGAGTCATTCTCATGACTCTATAAATACTACCCATTACAAAAGACAAAGGTATATTCTAATGCTGCATGTGTTtagtgttcttcttcttcatcataatCTTAAGAAAAAAGCATCTCATAAAAAGCCAATCTTCAAACTGTACAAAATCAGAGCCTTCTCTCTCCCTCCACAGGTGAAGAAATCCATGTTAAAAATTCCGGATAAATAgcttcgttttttctttttcagagaGAAGTCACTGTTGATGCAGACACGTTCATGAGTAGACACCATCACATACNNNNNNNNNNNNNNNNNNNNNNNNNNNNNNNNNNNNNNNNNNNNNNNNNNNNNNNNNNNNNNNNNNNNNNNNNNNNNNNNNNNNNNNNNNNNNNNNNNNNNNNNNNNNNNNNNNNNNNNNNNNNNNNNNNNNNNNNNNNNNNNNNNNNNNNNNNNNNNNNNNNNNNNNNNNNNNNNNNNNNNNNNNNNNNNNNNNNNNNNNNNNNNNNNNNNNNNNNNNNNNNNNNNNNNNNNNNNNNNNNNNNNNNNNNNNNNNNNNNNNNNNNNNNNNNNNNNNNNNNNNNNNNNNNNNNNNNNNNNNNNNNNNNNNNNNNNNNNNNNNNNNNNNNNNNNNNNNNNNNNNNNNNNNNNNNNNNNNNNNNNNNNNNNNNNNNNNNNNNNNNNNNNNNNNNNNNNNNNNNNNNNNNNNNNNNNNNNNNNNNNNNNNNNNNNNNNNNNNNNNNNNNNNNNNNNNNNNNNNNNNNNNNNNNNNNNNNNNNNNNNNNNNNNNNNNNNNNNNNNNNNNNNNNNNNNNNNNNNNNNNNNNNNNNNNNNNNNNNNNNNNNNNNNNNNNNNNNNNNNNNNNNNNNNNNNNNNNNNNNNNNNNNNNNNNNNNNNNNNNNNNNNNNNNNNNNNNNNNNNNNNNNNNNNNNNNNNNNNNNNNNNNNNNNNNNNNNNNNNNNNNNNNNNNNNNNNNNNNNNNNNNNNNNNNNNNNNNNNNNNNNNNNNNNNNNNNNNNNNNNNNNNNNNNNNNNNNNNNNNNNNNNNNNNNNNNNNNNNNNNNNNNNNNNNNNNNNNNNNNNNNNNNNNNNNNNNNNNNNNNNNNNNNNNNNNNNNNNNNNNNNNNNNNNNNNNNNNNNNNNNNNNNNNNNNNNNNNNNNNNNNNNNNNNNNNNNNNNNNNNNNNNNNNNNNNNNNNNNNCTTCAAACTGTACAAAATCAGAGCCTTCTCTCTCCCTCCACAGGTGAAGAAATCCATGTTAAAAATTCCGGATAAATAgcttcgttttttctttttcagagaGAAGTCACTGTTGATGCAGACACGTTCATGAGTAGACACCATCACATACACTGTACACAACACTGACTGGCTTTTTCGGCGAGCCTTTCCAATAAACTCTCTCAAATTTTCCATTGGATAGAGGACGTGGAACAACAGTTTCTTGGCAGCTTTGTTGCAGTACATTGTCTAGTTCTCCACTTGCTGCTCCAATTA
The sequence above is a segment of the Camelina sativa cultivar DH55 chromosome 10, Cs, whole genome shotgun sequence genome. Coding sequences within it:
- the LOC104718282 gene encoding transcription initiation factor IIE subunit beta; this encodes MALKEQLNKFNKQQEKCQSTLSSIASSRERSGTSSRQPVPLPAAITQKKPDAAPVQFSKNTEQLQYINSIKKSPVGAQIKRVIDLLFETRLALTPEQIKERCHVDMHSNKAVFDSLSKNPKAHYDGRRFSYKATHDVKDKSQLRSLVYKYLDGIAVVDLKDAYPNVMEDLKALSESKDIFLISNSQEDIAYPNDFKCEIAVDDEFKSLFRDIDIPNDMLDVEKELLKIGLKPATNTAERRAAAQIHGISNKSKDKKKKKQEISKRTKLTNAHLPELFKSLNASSSRN
- the LOC104718281 gene encoding ribonuclease H2 subunit B-like isoform X1, translating into MSSSSTVWWEGAEKTRVLIAPDSGCGGNKPGELLTLRHPKSENGTCYFFSNGMLQELQWFKQSYGSWLLGDYISEDGSLYMATPVDPVFILLPIFDEARMKKGEDLGKFRQLDEILFVEGYPGYQQLLPVAEKCMDIVCQTQEVGSMKFYRLDNSKVLAWLSCKAYCLRRTLPELDKNYAAQDEKQTLVDAVSIVGEYLRTEPWLKLLYDHLGLEFVDPTMKETNMENLSTANENNTSSSNSLQEKAKKKPGKQTKQAQVETGSKNIRDMFSRACKKKC
- the LOC104718281 gene encoding ribonuclease H2 subunit B-like isoform X2, which gives rise to MSSSSTVWWEGAEKTRVLIAPGCGGNKPGELLTLRHPKSENGTCYFFSNGMLQELQWFKQSYGSWLLGDYISEDGSLYMATPVDPVFILLPIFDEARMKKGEDLGKFRQLDEILFVEGYPGYQQLLPVAEKCMDIVCQTQEVGSMKFYRLDNSKVLAWLSCKAYCLRRTLPELDKNYAAQDEKQTLVDAVSIVGEYLRTEPWLKLLYDHLGLEFVDPTMKETNMENLSTANENNTSSSNSLQEKAKKKPGKQTKQAQVETGSKNIRDMFSRACKKKC